In Oryza sativa Japonica Group chromosome 2, ASM3414082v1, the following are encoded in one genomic region:
- the LOC4330010 gene encoding probable inactive histone-lysine N-methyltransferase SUVR2 — protein sequence MAKPNGKEKTGDTGLSMAPPKISKDRFDAAIRAMADIGILKETAAPVLNNLLNLFDYNWVHIEADNYLALADAIFCDSDPKEGQKRQANETNLDADQSNKKLKTKKRSQNPTSKMHGNDNREFVEAPPQQGRGTLSARTVNGKKVTRAHLELPSSQLLIKEPHTCPSIAKNTTIVENNSAVLCHGQDLQTFEVPVATTCPQVVAPSTRKDARRTSGARHDQKHEGVSGAHERNRAVACSNQEIVSSKDSPSNIEVVLSNYGAGKLSFTYNSSLANRSDFHLPDIKLICKKMEARCLRKYKSLEPNFSFKNLIKDTCQCIVESSGPRHEGIIQTVPALDILSKPSVPQILQSNQANSAFMPPNNVMSLGGTSSSCTVAGVSQNSSNMPVVPHQLHIGANRPPHDVNDITKGEERLRIPIINEYGNGILPPPFHYIPHNITLQEAYVNISLARIGDDNCCSDCFRDCLAQSLPCACAAETGGEFAYTTDGLLKGAFLDSCISMIREPLKHPHFYCKICPNERMKIEVNSDSSNTEMNPGPCKGHLTRKFIKECWRKCGCTRNCGNRVVQRGITRHLQVFLTPEKKGWGLRSTEKLPRGAFVCEYVGEILTNIELYDRTIQKTGKAKHTYPLLLDADWGTEGVLKDEEALCLDATFYGNVARFINHRCFDANIIGIPVEIETPDHHYYHLAFFTTRIIEPFEELTWDYGIDFDDVDHPVKAFKCHCGSEFCRDKTRRSKSRARV from the exons ATGGCCAAACCCAATGGCAAAGAGAAAACGGGTGACACGGGATTGTC GATGGCTCCTCCAAAGATTTCCAAGGATAGATTTGATGCTGCTATCAGAGCCATGGCTGATATTGGTATCCTAAAGGAAACTGCTGCGCCCGTGTTGAATAATCTACTAAACTTATTCGATTACAACTGGGTGCATATAGAAGCTGATAATTATCTGGCTCTTGCTGATGCTATATTTTGTGATTCAGATCCCAAA GAAGGACAGAAAAGGCAAGCTAATGAGACAAATCTTGATGCAGACCAATCTAACAAGAAGCTTAAGACAAAAAAGCGTTCTCAAAATCCTACATCCAAGATGCATGGCAATGACAATAGAGAGTTTGTTGAAGCTCCACCACAGCAGGGACGAGGCACACTGTCTGCCCGAACTGTTAATGGGAAGAAAGTCACCAGGGCCCACTTGGAGTTGCCTTCTTCACAATTACTGATCAAGGAACCACATACATGCCCTAGCATTGCAAAGAATACAACAATTGTTGAAAATAATTCTGCTGTATTATGCCATGGTCAAGACCTTCAAACTTTTGAGGTCCCAGTAGCAACTACTTGTCCGCAAGTTGTAGCCCCCAGTACTCGCAAAG ATGCACGTAGGACTTCTGGTGCTCGCCATGATCAGAAGCATGAAGGTGTATCTGGTGCGCATGAAAGGAACAGGGCTGTTGCGTGTAGCAACCAGGAAATTGTAAGCAGCAAGGATTCTCCATCCAACATTGAGGTAGTtttgtcaaattatggagcTGGGAAACTATCATTCACATACAACTCTTCCCTGGCAAACCGTTCTGATTTTCATCTGCCTGACATTAAATTAATTTGCAAGAAAATGGAGGCTAGATGCCTTAGGAAATACAAGAGCCTAGAACCCAATTTCTCTTTTAAGAATCTTATTAAAGATACTTGCCAGTGTATTGTTGAATCTAGTGGACCTAGACATGAAGGCATCATACAAACTGTTCCTGCCCTGGACATTCTGTCCAAACCTTCAGTGCCGCAAATATTGCAGTCAAATCAAGCTAATTCCGCTTTTATGCCACCTAATAATGTCATGAGCCTTGGTGGTACTTCTTCCtcttgcactgttgctggagTTAGCCAGAATTCTAGTAATATGCCGGTTGTTCCGCATCAACTACATATTGGTGCCAACAGACCACCTCATGATGTCAATGATATCACAAAAGGTGAAGAACGTTTAAGGATTCCAATTATTAATGAATATGGCAATGGgattcttcctcctccatttcACTACATACCACACAATATCACACTCCAAGAAGCCTATGTAAACATCTCCCTTGCTAGAATCGGAGATGACAATTGCTGTTCTGATTGTTTCAGAGATTGTCTGGCACAATCACTTCCTTGTGCGTGTGCTGCAGAAACAGGAGGAGAGTTTGCTTATACAACAGATGGCCTTCTTAAGGGAGCATTTCTAGATAGCTGTATCTCAATGATTCGAGAACCACTTAAACATCCCCATTTCTACTGCAAGATTTGCCCAAACGAACGAATGAAGATAGAAGTAAATTCTGATTCATCAAACACAGAAATGAATCCTGGTCCTTGTAAAGGACACCTTACAAGGAAATTCATCAAGGAGTGCTGGAGAAAATGCGGCTGCACTAGAAATTGTGGAAACCGTGTGGTGCAGCGAGGCATCACACGCCATTTACAG GTGTTCTTAACCCCTGAAAAAAAAGGATGGGGATTGCGCAGTACTGAGAAACTTCCTCGAGGTGCTTTTGTTTGTGAGTATGTTGGTGAAATATTAACGAACATTGAGTTGTATGACCGTACAATTCAAAAGACTGGTAAAGCAAAGCACACATACCCATTGTTACTTGATGCCGACTGGGGTACTGAAGGTGTTCTTAAGGATGAGGAAGCCCTTTGTCTAGATGCCACGTTTTATGGTAACGTCGCAAGATTTATAAACCACAG GTGCTTTGATGCTAATATTATAGGAATACCTGTTGAGATCGAGACGCCCGACCACCATTATTACCAT CTGGCGTTCTTCACAACAAGGATAATAGAGCCTTTTGAGGAACTCACATGG GACTATGGGATTGATTTTGATGATGTCGACCATCCTGTGAAGGCATTCAAATGTCATTGCGGAAGTGAGTTTTGCCGAGACAAAACGCGCA GATCTAAATCGAGGGCGCGGGTTTAA
- the LOC4330012 gene encoding very-long-chain aldehyde decarbonylase GL1-4-like translates to MATRPGPLTEWPWHRLGNFKYVVMAPVVAHGARRVMRNGWGDLDIAFSLILPSLLLRMIHNQIWISLSRYQTARSKHRIVDRGIEFDQVDRERGWDDQILFNGLVFYAGYLAMPSVRRMPVWRTDGAVVTALVHTGPVEFLYYWFHRALHHHFLYSRYHSHHHASIVTEPITSVIHPFAEHVVYFILFAIPILSTIYLGNVSAMGIVGYIAYIDFMNNMGHCNFELVPEWIFQIFPPLKYLIYTPSFHSLHHTQFRTNYSLFMPFYDYIYNTMDKSSDELYESSLKGTEETPDLVHLTHMTNLQSAYHLRIGIASIASKPYSDSAWYMWTLWPLAWLSMVLAWIYGSSAFVVERIKLNKMKMQTWALPRYNFQYGLTWEREPINDLIEKAILDADMKGVKVISLGLLNQAKQLNGNGELFRQKYPKLGVRIIDGSGLATAVVLKSIPSDAKKVFLRTGTSKIARAIAIALCDRGVQVIMNEKEVYHMLKSQIPENRASYLKLSSDNVPQLWIVHNIDDNEQKMAPKGTIFIPISQFPLKKLRKDCTYMSTPAMRIPEEMKNIHSCENWLPRRVMSAWHIAGILHALEGWNMHECGDEMMDIEKSWSAAIRHGFLPLTKA, encoded by the exons ATGGCGACCAGGCCGGGCCCTTTGACCGAATGGCCGTGGCATAGGCTGGGGAACTTCAAG TACGTGGTGATGGCCCCCGTGGTGGCGCACGGCGCGCGCCGGGTGATGCGCAACGGGTGGGGCGACCTCGACATCGCCTTCTCCCTCATCCtgccgtcgctgctgctgcGGATGATCCACAACCAGATCTGGATCAGCCTCTCCCGCTACCAGACCGCCCGCAGCAAGCACCGCATCGTCGACCGCGGCATCGAGTTCGACCAGGTCGACCGCGAGCGAGGCTG GGATGACCAGATCCTGTTCAATGGGTTGGTGTTCTACGCGGGGTACCTGGCGATGCCGAGCGTGAGGCGGATGCCGGTGTGGAGGACGGACGGCGCCGTGGTGACGGCGCTGGTGCACACGGGCCCCGTCGAGTTCCTCTACTACTGGTTCCACCGCGCGCTGCACCACCACTTCCTCTACTCCCGCTACCACTCCCACCACCACGCCTCCATCGTCACCGAGCCCATCACCT CTGTTATTCATCCTTTTGCTGAACATGTGGTCTATTTCATACTGTTTGCAATCCCCATACTGTCAACAATTTATTTGGGAAATGTTTCGGCCATGGGCATTGTGGGGTACATTGCTTACATTGACTTCATGAACAACATGGGACACTGCAATTTTGAGTTGGTGCCAGAGTGGATTTTCCAAATCTTTCCACCCCTTAAGTATCTGATCTACACCCCATC GTTCCATTCTCTTCATCATACGCAGTTCCGCACAAACTACTCGCTATTCATGCCATTTTATGACTACATATATAACACCATGGACAAGTCATCTGACGAGCTGTATGAAAGCTCACTGAAAGGAACGGAAGAAACACCTGACCTTGTTCATCTCACGCATATGACCAACTTGCAATCAGCCTATCATCTAAGGATAGGAATTGCATCCATAGCCTCCAAACCGTACAGTGACTCTGCGTGGTACATGTGGACGTTATGGCCCTTGGCATGGCTGTCAATGGTACTTGCATGGATTTATGGGTCCTCAGCATTTGTCGTTGAGAGAATTAAACTAAACAAGATGAAGATGCAAACATGGGCATTACCAAGATACAACTTCCAA TATGGCCTTACGTGGGAGAGAGAACCAATCAACGACTTAATTGAAAAGGCAATATTGGATGCTGATATGAAAGGGGTTAAAGTGATTAGTCTAGGACTACTGAATCAG GCAAAGCAGCTCAATGGAAACGGTGAACTATTTAGACAGAAGTATCCAAAATTAGGAGTTCGAATTATCGACGGAAGTGGCTTAGCTACTGCAGTGGTGCTAAAAAGTATTCCTTCAGATGCAAAGAAAGTTTTTCTTCGTACAGGCACTTCTAAGATAGCTCGTGCCATTGCCATTGCACTATGTGACAGAGGTGTCCAG GTGATCATGAATGAAAAGGAGGTATACCACATGCTCAAGTCACAAATACCAGAGAACAGGGCAAGCTATTTGAAACTCTCGAGCGACAACGTACCTCAG CTTTGGATAGTACACAATATTGACGACAACGAGCAAAAGATGGCGCCAAAAGGAACAATTTTTATTCCCATATCACAGTTCCCCCTTAAGAAACTTCGCAAGGACTGCACTTACATGAGCACCCCAGCAATGAGGATCCCGGAGGAAATGAAGAATATCCACTCCTGCGAG AATTGGCTTCCAAGAAGGGTGATGAGTGCTTGGCACATTGCTGGAATACTTCATGCTCTGGAAGGATGGAACATGCACGAGTGTGGGGATGAGATGATGGATATTGAGAAATCATGGTCAGCTGCCATTCGGCATGGATTCCTTCCTCTCACTAAAGCTTGA
- the LOC4330014 gene encoding E3 ubiquitin-protein ligase PRT1 produces the protein MASEDGCGGGNPPGDAAAAPPVWNAAPAAGAGCGDLEEDLRFQCCVCLELLYKPVVIACGHMSCFWCVHNAMHIIRESHCAVCRQPYKHFPSICQLLHHLLIKLEPVEYKRREKEVLEDEKRVDTYSPQIIEFLNSKSNNCEIDGENRPEESNSRPPQEVTSDGNTINGHPKKVKLEDVSCALCKELLYQPAVLNCGHVYCMSCLSSLDDGALKCQVCGGLHPGDFPNVCLDLDHFIEDYFPAEYDLRREKIKLLKGECNQGSSSGTSCIKEGRGRPTNKENRAHQDDDLSDVHIGVGCDSCGMYPIRGKRYKCKDCTELIGFDLCEECYNTKSKLPGRFNQHHTPDHRMELDHSALFNRLMRLQGIHEEGPGEIIIEGAFVAPDAVVHIIADDHEEIEDNGEDDHLL, from the exons aTGGCCTCCGAggacggctgcggcggcggcaacccgcCGGGGGACgcagcggccgcgccgccggtgTGGAACGCCGCACCTGCGGCGGGAGCTGGCTGCGGCGATCTGGAGGAGGACCTCCGGTTCCAGTGCTGCGTCTGCCT GGAGCTTCTGTACAAACCAGTTGTTATTG CATGTGGACATATGTCATGTTTCTGGTGCGTCCACAATGCTATGCATATCATCAGGGAGTCTCATTGTGCTGTCTGTAGGCAGCCTTATAAACATTTTCCTAGTATCTGTCAACTCCTCCATCACTTGCTTATAAAGCTTGAACCTGTGGAATACAAAAGAAGGGAAAAAGAGGTACTAG AGGATGAGAAGCGTGTGGATACATATTCTCCACAAATCATTGAGTTTTTAAACTCCAAGAGCAACAATTGTG AAATTGATGGGGAGAATAGACCTGAAGAAAGTAATAGTCGACCTCCACAAGAAGTTACATCTGATGGCAACACTATCAATGGGCATCCGAAGAAAGTTAAGCTGGAGGACGTGTCATGTGCTCTTTGTAAGGAGCTGTTGTATCAACCTGCTGTTCTTAATTGTGGTCATG TGTACTGCATGTCCTGTTTGTCGTCCTTGGATGATGGTGCACTCAAATGCCAAGTTTGTGGAGGTCTTCATCCAGGAGATTTTCCTAATGTTTGCTTGGATTTGGACCATTTTATCGAAGACTATTTTCCAGCAGAATATGACTTAAGACGAGAGAAGATTAAGCTTTTGAAGGGTGAATGCAATCAAGGATCATCTTCAG GTACTTCATGCATAAAAGAAGGCAGGGGTAGACCAACAAATAAGGAAAACCGTGCACATCAGGATGATGACTTGTCAGATGTTCATATTGGGGTTGGATGCGATTCATGCGGG ATGTATCCAATACGAGGGAAGAGGTACAAATGTAAGGACTGCACTGAATTAATTGGATTTGACCTCTGCGAAGAATGCTACAATACAAAATCGAAACTTCCAGGCCGGTTTAATCAGCATCATACCCCTGACCACAGGATGGAACTTGATCATTCAGCACTCTTCAATAGGTTGATGAGGCTACAAGGGATACACGAGGAGGGCCCAGGAGAGATAATCATAGAAGGTGCATTTGTTGCTCCTGACGCTGTGGTGCATATAATAGCAGATGATCATGAGGAAATCGAGGATAACGGTGAGGATGATCACTTGCTCTAG
- the LOC4330015 gene encoding pistil-specific extensin-like protein has translation MSICARAEPPRGGGTLGKRKERDRPSSEEQRAPPPPPPPLFPAMSARPQPPRPAHPARFVKPMPPPPPPFPKGGGGSSFKLMAGYLAHEFLRSGTLLGERPESNSKAPAPAASAGPAAPDPRTRYAEASLLLMAGGARVPGVVNPTQLGHWLRIKE, from the coding sequence ATGTCGATCTGCGCGAGGGCGgagccgccacgtggcggcggGACGCTCGGCAAGCGGAAGGAGCGGGACCGCCCGTCGTCGGAGGAGCAgcgggcgccgccaccgccgccgccgccgctgttcccGGCGATGTCCGCTAGGCCCCAGCCGCCCAGGCCGGCTCACCCCGCTCGGTTCGTCAAGcccatgccaccgccgccgccgccattccccaagggtggcggcgggagcagcTTCAAGCTCATGGCGGGGTACCTGGCGCACGAGTTCCTCAGGTCCGGCACGCTCCTCGGTGAGCGGCCGGAGTCGAACAGCAAGGCCCCCGCCCCCGCGGCGAGCGCCGGGCCGGCGGCGCCCGATCCCCGCACGCGGTACGCCGAGGCGTCGCTGCTGCTGATGGCCGGCGGAGCCCGCGTCCCCGGCGTCGTCAACCCGACGCAGCTCGGCCACTGGCTCCGGATAAAGGAGTAG